The genomic region TCTTCTCCGCTACCTTCACCGTCAGTACTCCGTTCTTGAACGATGCCTCCGCGCTCTCAGGGTCTGCCTCGACAGGGAACGACACCACGCGCTCAACCTTCCCGTAACGCCTCTCGCTCCTGAAGTAGCTCTTGTCCTTGCCGCTCTCCTGAGCCTCTGACTTCTTCTCCGCAGAAAGCGTCAGCCTGTCAGAGTACACGTGAAGGTCAACGTCATCGGGAGCTATTCCGGGCAACTCTGCCTCAACGAAGATGCTGCCGTCCTTGCGGTAAACGTCCAGACTTGCGCCGAATCCCTTGATGCCTTCCTCGAAGAACGGAGCTGCTATTCCGCGCGCCAGCGTGTCGAACATCTCGTCAGCGTCGAACATCCTCATCATCGGGTAAAATCTCTCTCTTGCCATCATAAATCATTCTCCTTTGTGTTATGTCTGTGATTTCCTTCACAGCGCGGAGAATTATAACTCTGACATTCTTAAATCATATCGTACTAATTACTGACTTTCTGACTTTCTGACTTTAAGTCAATACCTTCTTCATTGCCGAATATCCTTTCAAGTTTTGCTGATAGGATATAATACAGTCTATCTCAAAATTTTTGACATGAAAGGGATTTTAGCCGTGAAGCTGATGCGCAATAAACCTGCCCTGCTGTTCGGGGCATTATTGTTCTGGCTGTACTTCAGAGGCATAGGAGATCACGGCCTCATTGACCCCCTAGAAGGCATAAACGCTTCCGCATCAATCCACATGTCCGCTTCAGGCAACTTCTTCGTCCCGCGCATCGGCAGTCTCTACCTTGCAGGAAAAACTATGCTCACATGGTGGTTATCGGCACTCTCTCTGCGTCTGTTCGGCTGGGGAGAATTTGCCGTGCGTTTCTGGTCCGCTCTGTCGGGGCTCGGAATGATCTGGGCTTCCGCCGCCGCCGCAAAGACTTCATCGCGACGAAGTTCGTGGCTCGCCGCAAGTATCTGCGCGTCGTTCACGGGGTGCTTCGTGGTGTCGCAGATAGCGTCGTCTCACGCAATATATTCCTGCCTCACAGCCATAACTATGGCGGGCGCAGTGCGTTCACGGGACAACAAGCTCTGGCTCATCCCCGCGCACGTCGCATCAACTCTGGCGTTCATCGCTCACGGTGCATCAGGGCTTCTGCTCGCATGGATGGCGGTTATCTTCTACTCCGTCCTGTGTTCGGACTGGGACATGCTCCGCGACTTCTTCACCTGGCCGCCCGGAATAATCATCACCATTGTGTCCGCCGGGTTCTACCTTGTCAGCCTCATCATCATTAATCCTGAGCTCGTACACTTCCTGAGGTGCCGTAACCACGCCTACACCTTCGACGGCATCGCGGGAGCTGCGGTGTTCATGTTCATCTGCCTCGTCCCGTGGATTGGTTTTGTTGTCCGCGCGGTCTTCGAGGTCGTTCCGCGAAAATTCCCCGCCGAAAAATCCCCTGAACTCTTCATGCTCGTGTGGGCGGCAGTCTTTGCGTTCGGAGCAGCTGCGTCGGGTGATGTGCTGTCGTTCGCGTCGTGCGTCCCGGCACTGTCGGCGATGCTAGGAAGGAAGCTGGATGTCTGGCTCGGCAAGAAGAAGCTACGTTCTGTGAGAATATCCGTGATGATTAACGTTCTGGTTCTCGTGCCGGTGCTGTACATGATTCTTCCGTTCACTGCCGGAATCTTCCCCGTCGTCAAAGCCTCTATGCTCTCTCTCATCCCTTGGGGGATTCTCACCGGGCTCGAGCTCTTCGCGGAATGGTACTATACCCGCACGCGACAAATCACCAAGTGGGTGCGCAACGTACCTGCGGCGGCCTTGCTGTGCCTCATGCCCCTAGCTGGTGTCTTCAACCTCACGGCGGACGCTTACTCAATCAGGGAAATAGGCCGGAGGCTCAGGGAGACAGTGGAGGGAAGCGAGACCGTCATACAGTACGGGGTGAATTACCCGTCGGTGTACTTCTACACGTTCAGGAACTCGAGGATAATCGAAGCAGAACTCACGCCGGGCCTCAAGGAGAAGGGGCAGGTAGCGGAGTTCCCGTTAATCGGCCAGCTCTGGGGCGGCAAAGAGAGAGTGTTCCTGATTATGCCGGAAGACAAGCACCCGGAAAGTCCCCTTCCTCAGAACATATCGCACATTCTTGGGGCGGAAGGAATATTATTGCTGAGCAACAAATAGTGAAGGAGAGTTCATAGATGAGAAAAGTTTTTGTGTCGGCGGCTGTCTGCCTGCTTCTTGCGGCGGCAAGTGCATGTGCGAACGTTGAGCAGGATACCGAGCTTCACAGGGTCATCGGAGGCCTCTACTCGCTGTCGTGCGCAGTTTCCCTCAGCGGCGAGTCCCAGCCCGGCATCAGCCAGCTCCGCCGTTACTTCAGCGACGTGCCCAACGACTGGTACACCACAGCTAAGGTAGAACGCGCGAAGGGTTCACTGTGGGTCGGCGTGGCAGTGGGGAAGTACTCCACAGCACGTAAGTTCCTGCGCGAACATTCCGCTGAACTCGGCATCTACGATTCACCGAACGGCTACGAGTGGCTTGGCGGGGACTTTGCGTGGCTCAAGGTCTCAACGCTCAAAGCAGCTCGCGGGGCAGGAACGGATGCCGGGACAGTGTTCCTGAGTGCTGGCGGAGATTCGTGGTGGGTGGCCTCGCCGTCCTTCACCATTCAGGCAGCAAAGACAGTCATCAGCAAGTGGGGCGTGAAGAGAGCACCTGAACTTCACAGGCCTTCGGGCGTGAGCGACAGTCTCTATGAGGCGGTGAAACCTTCTGACGTGCAGAAGCCCGAAGACATGCACGTAGGCAGGAAGAGGAGTGCTTTTGAGAGCTTTGACATCGAGGTTGGGACGGACGTAATCTTCAACCCTGTTCCCAACAGACAGAGACACTAACTTTATTGAGGAGGAATAGTCAGCATGGCAGTATTGATTTGCGGAGGGGCGGGCTATGTAGGTTCGCACAACGTGAGGGCATTCATCGAGCGGGGCGAAGAAGTCATCGTAGTCGACAGCCTTGAGACGGGACACAGGGCATCAGTCCCTGAGGGCATCAAGTTCTACAAGGGCGACATCAGGAACGGAGAAGTCCTCGACCAGATTTTCACGGAGAACAAGATAGAAGCGGTCGTGCACTTCTGCGCGTATTCGCTGGTCGGCGAGAGCATGGAGAAGCCGCTCAAGTACTTCGACAACAACGTCGGCGGCATGATTTCGCTGCTCGAGGCAATGCACAGGCACGACATCAAGCGGATAATCTTCTCGTCGACGGCGGCAACCTACGGCGAGCCCAAGAGAGTACCCATCCTCGAGACAGACCCGACACAGCCCACCAACCCTTACGGCGAGAGCAAGCGCATCATGGAAAAGATGATGAAGTGGGTCAGCTCACAGCACGGGATACATTACGTGTCGCTGCGCTACTTCAACGTTGCCGGAGCGTGGCACGACGGGACGATAGGCGAAGACCACAAGGTAGAGACGCACCTTATCCCCCTCATCCTTCAGGTGCCGCTGGGCAAGCGCGAACACATCACGGTTTACGGCGACGACTACGACACTCAGGACGGGACGTGCATACGCGACTACATCCACGTTGAGGATTTGGCGAGGGCGCACATCATGGCACTCGACTACCTCAGGAACGGCGGCGAAAGCTCAATCTTCAACTTGGGGAGCGGCGACGGGTATTCGGTGATGGAGATGATTACGGCGGCACGGAAGGTTACAGGCCACCCGATACCTGCGGTCATTGGAACAAGAAGGCCCGGAGACCCTGCGCGCCTCGTTGCG from Synergistaceae bacterium harbors:
- a CDS encoding Hsp20/alpha crystallin family protein, which produces MMARERFYPMMRMFDADEMFDTLARGIAAPFFEEGIKGFGASLDVYRKDGSIFVEAELPGIAPDDVDLHVYSDRLTLSAEKKSEAQESGKDKSYFRSERRYGKVERVVSFPVEADPESAEASFKNGVLTVKVAEKSQDKAHKKVSITTEA
- a CDS encoding glycosyltransferase family 39 protein, with the protein product MKGILAVKLMRNKPALLFGALLFWLYFRGIGDHGLIDPLEGINASASIHMSASGNFFVPRIGSLYLAGKTMLTWWLSALSLRLFGWGEFAVRFWSALSGLGMIWASAAAAKTSSRRSSWLAASICASFTGCFVVSQIASSHAIYSCLTAITMAGAVRSRDNKLWLIPAHVASTLAFIAHGASGLLLAWMAVIFYSVLCSDWDMLRDFFTWPPGIIITIVSAGFYLVSLIIINPELVHFLRCRNHAYTFDGIAGAAVFMFICLVPWIGFVVRAVFEVVPRKFPAEKSPELFMLVWAAVFAFGAAASGDVLSFASCVPALSAMLGRKLDVWLGKKKLRSVRISVMINVLVLVPVLYMILPFTAGIFPVVKASMLSLIPWGILTGLELFAEWYYTRTRQITKWVRNVPAAALLCLMPLAGVFNLTADAYSIREIGRRLRETVEGSETVIQYGVNYPSVYFYTFRNSRIIEAELTPGLKEKGQVAEFPLIGQLWGGKERVFLIMPEDKHPESPLPQNISHILGAEGILLLSNK
- the galE gene encoding UDP-glucose 4-epimerase GalE, with product MAVLICGGAGYVGSHNVRAFIERGEEVIVVDSLETGHRASVPEGIKFYKGDIRNGEVLDQIFTENKIEAVVHFCAYSLVGESMEKPLKYFDNNVGGMISLLEAMHRHDIKRIIFSSTAATYGEPKRVPILETDPTQPTNPYGESKRIMEKMMKWVSSQHGIHYVSLRYFNVAGAWHDGTIGEDHKVETHLIPLILQVPLGKREHITVYGDDYDTQDGTCIRDYIHVEDLARAHIMALDYLRNGGESSIFNLGSGDGYSVMEMITAARKVTGHPIPAVIGTRRPGDPARLVADSTKAHEILHWQPEIVKMEDIIATAWKWHKGHPNGYGD